A genomic window from Mesorhizobium sp. 131-2-1 includes:
- a CDS encoding zinc-dependent alcohol dehydrogenase family protein, protein MKAIELSQPRLDAFRAATVATPEPQRGEVLIRQRAASLNFVDVAVASGNYPGPSFPLIPVADGAGEIVALGEGVTRFAIGDRVVAHAKPRWIGGRPRPYEMTQMRGISLPGSLAEYVALPANSVVAIPAHLSFEAASTLPIAGTTAWNAIRVADIGPGSVVVLLGTGGVSIFTLQLAKAAGATVIITSSSDEKLERAKALGADHLINYRATPDWDGKVLELTDGLGADLVVETGGTATFARAVNATAPGGTLFTIGFVTGAEATVNLLPIIIKALKVIGNNTGSVSDLKDATRAIGAAGIEPVVDKVFSQNEAAEAYAHMAAGGRHFGKLVFGLEW, encoded by the coding sequence ATGAAAGCCATCGAACTGAGCCAGCCGAGGCTCGACGCCTTCCGCGCCGCCACCGTGGCCACGCCCGAACCACAGCGTGGCGAGGTGCTGATCCGCCAGCGTGCGGCGAGCCTCAACTTCGTCGATGTCGCGGTGGCGAGCGGCAACTATCCCGGCCCGAGCTTCCCGCTCATTCCCGTCGCCGACGGCGCCGGCGAGATCGTCGCGCTCGGCGAGGGCGTCACCCGGTTCGCTATTGGCGACCGCGTCGTCGCCCATGCCAAGCCGCGCTGGATCGGCGGCCGGCCGCGGCCTTACGAGATGACGCAGATGCGCGGCATCTCGCTGCCCGGATCGCTGGCCGAATATGTCGCGCTGCCGGCCAATTCGGTTGTGGCGATCCCGGCGCATCTGTCCTTCGAGGCGGCCTCGACGCTGCCGATCGCCGGCACCACGGCCTGGAACGCCATCCGCGTCGCCGATATCGGGCCGGGCTCGGTGGTCGTGCTGCTCGGCACCGGCGGCGTCTCGATCTTCACCCTCCAACTTGCCAAGGCCGCCGGCGCCACCGTCATCATCACCTCGTCGTCGGACGAGAAGCTGGAGCGGGCGAAGGCGCTCGGCGCCGATCACCTGATCAACTACCGCGCGACGCCAGACTGGGACGGCAAGGTGCTGGAACTGACCGACGGCCTCGGCGCCGACCTCGTCGTCGAGACCGGCGGCACCGCCACCTTCGCCCGCGCCGTCAACGCCACCGCGCCCGGCGGCACGCTGTTCACCATCGGCTTCGTCACCGGCGCCGAGGCAACGGTCAATCTGCTGCCGATCATCATCAAGGCGCTCAAGGTGATCGGCAACAACACCGGGTCGGTGTCCGACCTCAAGGACGCCACCCGCGCCATCGGCGCCGCCGGTATCGAGCCGGTCGTCGACAAGGTGTTTTCACAGAACGAAGCGGCCGAAGCCTACGCCCACATGGCCGCCGGCGGCCGGCATTT